A stretch of Methanobrevibacter sp. YE315 DNA encodes these proteins:
- the ilvN gene encoding acetolactate synthase small subunit: MTQNYHVISTLVEDKPGVLQKVAGLFNRRGFNIDSITVGNSEVDGLSRMVISVHADERGLEQVTKQLNKLVDVVKIKDITKISVQRELCLVKVNVPNPNARAEIIQYTNIFRANIVDVSEETLMIEITGDNKKINAFISLIEGFGIKKISRTGLTAMARGV, encoded by the coding sequence ATGACTCAGAATTATCATGTTATTTCCACATTAGTTGAAGATAAGCCAGGTGTTTTACAGAAAGTTGCCGGATTATTCAATAGGAGAGGTTTCAACATTGACAGTATTACAGTTGGCAATTCCGAGGTAGATGGCTTATCCCGTATGGTTATTTCAGTTCATGCTGATGAAAGAGGCTTAGAACAGGTTACAAAACAATTAAATAAATTAGTTGATGTTGTCAAGATTAAAGATATTACTAAGATTTCTGTTCAAAGGGAATTATGCTTAGTTAAGGTAAATGTTCCCAATCCAAATGCAAGAGCAGAAATAATCCAATATACAAACATTTTCAGAGCTAATATTGTTGATGTTAGTGAAGAAACATTAATGATAGAGATTACTGGAGATAATAAGAAGATAAATGCATTTATATCTTTAATAGAAGGTTTTGGAATCAAAAAGATTTCACGTACCGGCCTAACAGCAATGGCAAGGGGAGTATAA
- a CDS encoding methanogenesis marker 12 protein, whose protein sequence is MAFIGMDHGTTGISFCIMSDEGKIIDIFKIGREESKKGLVSATEELQKRVDLDSVKLMAITYAMGDGISKILPTSQVKDRGILSISGAGKVTGGGTSVFSELEALNIDSIMIPGLHKNSESLDKLFRAAYSHQASPEKVSISYNAIKETGWSNFIVADISSNSVDILIEDGKIKGAIDACLGAMGVVHGPLDLEMIRDIDENNVSANECFSHAGAIKIAEIDGKVANMKDQLLENYRNGDEKAKLAIDTLIMTVAMEIAGLDIVCENEIDGIVLTGSIGSATEPFNFEDEINKYFKNKYPLKVISKESGAIGAAQIAMDVYNGEKEILGIEVNI, encoded by the coding sequence GTGGCATTTATTGGTATGGACCATGGAACTACTGGAATCTCTTTCTGCATAATGTCTGATGAAGGCAAGATTATTGATATTTTTAAAATTGGAAGAGAAGAAAGTAAGAAAGGTTTGGTTTCTGCAACAGAAGAGTTACAAAAGCGTGTTGATTTGGATTCTGTAAAGCTGATGGCCATAACTTATGCAATGGGTGATGGAATTAGCAAGATTCTGCCGACATCCCAAGTTAAAGACAGGGGAATTTTATCAATCAGCGGCGCTGGAAAGGTGACTGGTGGCGGAACATCAGTATTTAGTGAATTGGAGGCATTGAATATTGATTCAATCATGATTCCAGGTCTTCATAAAAATTCAGAATCATTAGATAAATTGTTTAGGGCAGCTTATTCCCATCAGGCCAGCCCTGAAAAGGTCAGCATCTCATACAATGCAATTAAGGAAACTGGATGGTCTAATTTTATTGTAGCGGATATTTCCTCTAATAGTGTTGATATTTTAATAGAAGACGGCAAAATCAAAGGTGCTATCGATGCTTGCCTTGGTGCTATGGGTGTTGTTCACGGACCTCTTGATTTGGAGATGATTAGGGACATTGATGAAAACAATGTATCTGCAAACGAATGTTTTTCACATGCTGGAGCTATTAAAATCGCAGAAATTGATGGAAAAGTAGCTAATATGAAGGATCAGCTTCTGGAAAATTATAGGAATGGTGATGAAAAGGCTAAACTGGCCATCGATACTTTAATCATGACTGTTGCTATGGAAATCGCCGGTCTAGATATTGTATGTGAAAATGAAATAGATGGTATTGTTTTGACAGGTTCTATTGGAAGTGCAACCGAACCGTTTAATTTTGAAGATGAAATCAATAAGTATTTCAAAAATAAGTATCCTTTAAAAGTAATATCTAAAGAATCAGGAGCTATTGGTGCAGCTCAAATAGCAATGGATGTTTATAATGGTGAAAAAGAAATATTAGGTATTGAAGTTAATATCTAA
- the ilvC gene encoding ketol-acid reductoisomerase: MKMYYDDDVNTDALEGKTIAVIGYGSQGRAQSRNMADSGANVIVGLRENGSSWNLAKEDGMTVKTIEDAAKEADIIHILLPDEIQEKVYNGQIAEYVEAGNTISFSHGYNIHFGLIKPGEDVNIVMFAPKGPGSMVRRTFEEGFGIPGLVAVEQDATGDALQLALGMAKACGLTKAGVLETTFQEETETDLFGEQTVLCGGITELINAGFTTLVEAGYQPEIAYFETCHEVKLIVDLIYEKGFAGMWTDVSNTAEYGGLTRGKRIITQEAKDGMKAVLKEIQDGTFKKQWADENATDGANLKEMRAAEGQKEIEIVGERLRKACGLQKDD; encoded by the coding sequence ATGAAAATGTATTACGACGATGATGTAAATACAGATGCTCTTGAAGGTAAAACCATTGCTGTAATCGGTTATGGTTCACAAGGAAGGGCACAATCCAGAAATATGGCTGACAGTGGAGCTAACGTTATTGTTGGTTTAAGAGAAAACGGAAGCTCTTGGAACTTAGCTAAAGAAGATGGCATGACTGTAAAAACTATTGAAGATGCAGCTAAAGAAGCTGATATTATTCACATTTTGCTTCCAGATGAAATCCAAGAAAAAGTATACAACGGACAAATCGCAGAATATGTTGAAGCTGGAAACACTATCTCATTCTCTCACGGTTACAACATCCACTTTGGATTAATTAAACCTGGTGAAGATGTAAACATAGTAATGTTTGCACCAAAAGGCCCTGGATCCATGGTAAGAAGAACTTTCGAAGAAGGATTCGGTATTCCTGGACTCGTTGCTGTTGAACAGGATGCTACCGGTGATGCTTTGCAACTTGCATTAGGTATGGCAAAAGCATGCGGATTAACCAAAGCTGGTGTTTTAGAAACTACTTTCCAAGAAGAAACTGAAACTGATTTATTCGGTGAACAAACAGTTTTATGTGGTGGAATTACCGAATTGATTAATGCTGGTTTCACTACTTTAGTTGAAGCAGGTTACCAACCTGAAATCGCTTACTTCGAAACTTGCCACGAAGTAAAACTCATCGTAGATTTAATCTATGAAAAAGGTTTTGCCGGAATGTGGACTGATGTAAGTAACACTGCAGAATACGGTGGTTTAACTAGAGGAAAAAGAATCATTACTCAAGAAGCTAAAGACGGTATGAAAGCAGTTTTAAAAGAAATCCAAGATGGAACTTTCAAAAAACAATGGGCTGATGAAAACGCTACCGACGGAGCTAACTTAAAAGAAATGAGAGCTGCCGAAGGTCAAAAAGAAATCGAAATTGTTGGTGAAAGATTAAGAAAAGCTTGCGGATTACAAAAAGACGATTAA
- a CDS encoding TMEM175 family protein, giving the protein MSDYNPDDLEKLKSDLHNNIQILKENVESEEDLENLNKFIDYLSDMDAQSDDDEKKAEGISLINKGLVVFQDLVDGIQRDVNIDPGRLAGLTDGVFSIVMTLLVFGIAAPNIEMNSYSHFISFITALIPTIATTIVSFVILSSFWIYHHEFLKIKNFNLLYIWLNIIFLICVSFVPFTTSLIGKYSHFFLSEVLFGINILLNIVSFLLLYLYAYKKDFLENKPSKKEKRHVLNTFLIIMALTIIVNLLDFNVSGNFIFLFLLIPVISTLSDIVFKWKS; this is encoded by the coding sequence ATGAGCGATTATAATCCTGATGATTTGGAAAAGTTGAAATCCGACTTGCATAATAATATTCAAATTTTAAAGGAAAATGTTGAATCTGAAGAGGATTTGGAAAATTTGAATAAATTCATAGATTATTTATCAGATATGGATGCCCAAAGTGACGATGATGAAAAAAAGGCAGAAGGGATAAGTTTAATCAATAAGGGTTTGGTAGTATTCCAGGATTTGGTTGATGGGATTCAAAGGGATGTTAATATTGATCCTGGCCGTTTGGCTGGTTTGACTGATGGGGTTTTTTCAATTGTAATGACTCTTTTGGTATTCGGTATTGCTGCTCCCAATATAGAAATGAACTCCTATTCCCATTTCATATCTTTCATCACTGCCTTAATTCCCACTATTGCAACAACAATTGTCAGTTTTGTTATATTAAGTTCCTTTTGGATTTACCACCATGAGTTCTTAAAAATTAAAAACTTCAATCTCCTGTATATATGGTTAAATATCATATTTTTGATTTGTGTATCCTTTGTTCCATTTACAACATCATTAATCGGAAAATATTCTCATTTCTTCTTATCTGAAGTTTTATTTGGAATAAATATTTTATTGAACATTGTTTCATTCTTATTGTTGTATCTTTATGCATATAAAAAGGATTTCCTTGAAAATAAACCAAGCAAAAAGGAAAAAAGGCATGTCTTGAATACATTTTTAATAATAATGGCATTGACAATCATTGTAAATCTTCTGGACTTCAACGTTTCAGGCAATTTCATATTCCTGTTCCTATTGATTCCTGTGATATCTACACTCAGTGATATTGTATTTAAATGGAAATCATAG
- a CDS encoding right-handed parallel beta-helix repeat-containing protein, with amino-acid sequence MNYKRIILISLMVLVLSLTAVSAADIDNTILAESSDADDSFVESLEIQDSEKLSALPGNFHELQMEVINAPSGSVLNLTQDYNGENGLVVTVNKDLTIDGQGHTINCLDKKGCFAFTSDSGTIILKNLNIINGKNDGNIPLDDNYKGGAIKISGSARYIIDNCTFKDNFADDYGGAIYHESNKPLTIKNCQFISNKADDQDGGAIYSTGELIIENSIFSDNKVKNTDRARGGAIYCKGKTTITGSLFVNNYGDDYGGAIYNGANNPLTIKNCQFIDNEAADFDGGAIYSLGNVIVEDSVFMDNSAEDRGGAIFTEQCVNVTNSLFQSNKVDDSHGGAIYSPGKVNVVGSTFKSNKAHWYGGAIRSSEEVTVVNSTFEDNNGDQGGAIYTLRNVNVNVNQDPSGPFSSFFINNDADDLDGGAIYSDNARVVNAVFSGNSANEDGGAILACSDAHVTHCLFESNKADGAAIMQCYGGAIYAKDDISVDNCTFKDNYANDYGGAIYGDTIKINYNSGTQPFSSFFINNKVKDNDGGAVYAYYDLYALNCVFSGNTAYEDGGAIFCCDNAYLAHCLFENNKGDGADYAQNEGGAIHCKDDLTVDNCTFRNNFAYDYGGAIYADTLELKQTPSYFEYNTAKDNQGGAIWVNKFRKDVKYATFIGNRVNANDDGGAIYIDNKNKITFSDCVFIKNHCGDEGGAIYLDSSSSYLTLKNNIFIDNSAGDQGDSVFNCGHYDTVSGNFWGGKNPSKSNSQLIEWHPAPLSNEHHTDKNPLSIKFELDEDCSLVNEIVTGLVSLYNSDGSYFIDPYIYMIIYFLINLLQALNLLAKVLM; translated from the coding sequence ATGAATTATAAAAGGATAATACTTATTTCATTAATGGTATTGGTTTTATCACTCACGGCTGTTTCAGCTGCTGATATAGACAATACTATCTTAGCTGAATCATCAGATGCTGATGATTCTTTTGTAGAATCTTTGGAAATTCAAGATTCTGAAAAGTTAAGTGCTTTGCCAGGCAATTTTCATGAACTTCAAATGGAAGTTATCAATGCGCCTTCAGGCTCCGTTTTAAATTTGACTCAGGATTATAACGGTGAAAACGGTTTAGTAGTCACTGTAAACAAGGATTTAACTATCGACGGGCAAGGCCACACTATAAATTGTTTGGATAAGAAAGGTTGCTTTGCATTCACTTCAGATAGCGGAACCATAATCCTAAAAAATCTTAACATTATCAATGGAAAAAATGACGGCAATATTCCTTTAGATGATAATTATAAAGGCGGTGCTATCAAAATTAGTGGTTCAGCACGCTACATCATAGACAACTGTACATTTAAAGATAATTTTGCAGACGATTATGGTGGAGCAATATACCATGAGTCAAATAAACCTCTTACAATTAAAAATTGCCAATTTATATCCAATAAGGCTGATGATCAGGATGGAGGTGCAATATACTCTACAGGAGAGTTAATTATTGAAAATTCCATTTTCAGCGATAATAAAGTGAAAAATACAGATCGCGCCAGAGGAGGAGCAATATATTGTAAAGGAAAAACAACCATTACAGGTTCCTTATTCGTTAATAATTATGGTGACGATTATGGTGGAGCAATTTATAATGGAGCAAATAATCCACTTACAATCAAGAATTGTCAATTCATAGATAACGAGGCAGCTGATTTTGACGGTGGAGCAATATACTCTTTAGGCAATGTAATTGTTGAAGATTCTGTTTTTATGGATAATTCTGCCGAAGACAGGGGTGGAGCAATCTTCACTGAACAGTGCGTTAATGTTACTAATTCTTTATTCCAGTCTAATAAAGTAGACGACAGTCACGGTGGCGCAATTTATAGTCCTGGAAAAGTTAATGTAGTCGGTTCCACATTCAAATCTAACAAAGCACATTGGTATGGTGGTGCAATACGTAGTAGTGAGGAGGTCACAGTTGTTAATTCAACATTTGAAGACAATAATGGAGACCAAGGTGGAGCAATATATACTTTAAGAAATGTAAACGTCAATGTTAATCAGGATCCTAGCGGACCTTTCAGCTCTTTCTTCATCAACAATGATGCAGACGATCTCGACGGTGGTGCAATTTATTCAGATAATGCACGTGTGGTAAACGCAGTATTTTCTGGAAATAGTGCAAATGAGGATGGTGGTGCAATTTTAGCTTGTAGTGATGCACATGTCACTCATTGCTTGTTTGAATCCAATAAAGCTGATGGAGCTGCTATTATGCAATGTTATGGTGGTGCAATATATGCTAAAGATGATATAAGCGTTGACAATTGTACATTTAAGGATAATTATGCTAATGATTATGGTGGTGCAATTTATGGAGACACCATTAAAATTAACTACAATAGCGGCACACAACCTTTCAGCTCTTTCTTCATTAATAATAAGGTAAAAGACAATGATGGTGGAGCAGTTTATGCATATTATGATTTGTATGCATTGAATTGCGTATTTTCTGGAAACACTGCATATGAAGATGGTGGAGCTATTTTCTGTTGTGATAATGCATACTTGGCCCATTGTCTGTTTGAGAATAATAAAGGGGATGGGGCGGATTATGCTCAAAATGAAGGTGGTGCTATACACTGTAAAGATGATTTGACTGTCGATAATTGTACATTTAGGAATAATTTTGCTTATGATTACGGTGGAGCTATTTATGCTGATACTTTAGAATTAAAACAAACTCCTTCCTATTTCGAATACAATACTGCAAAGGATAATCAAGGTGGAGCAATTTGGGTTAACAAATTCAGAAAAGATGTGAAATATGCCACATTCATTGGTAATAGAGTAAATGCAAATGATGATGGTGGTGCAATTTATATAGATAATAAAAATAAAATTACTTTCTCAGATTGCGTATTCATAAAGAATCATTGTGGTGATGAGGGTGGAGCCATTTATTTGGACAGTTCTTCTTCTTATTTAACTTTAAAAAATAACATCTTCATTGACAATAGTGCCGGCGATCAGGGTGATAGCGTATTTAACTGCGGTCACTATGATACAGTTAGCGGTAATTTCTGGGGAGGAAAAAATCCTAGTAAAAGCAATAGTCAATTGATTGAATGGCATCCTGCACCACTCTCAAATGAACATCACACCGATAAAAATCCTTTAAGCATTAAATTTGAATTAGATGAGGATTGTTCTTTAGTAAATGAAATTGTTACTGGATTGGTTAGCCTTTATAACTCTGATGGAAGTTATTTCATTGATCCATATATATATATGATAATTTATTTTCTTATAAACTTGCTTCAGGCCTTAAATTTATTAGCCAAGGTTCTAATGTAG
- a CDS encoding zinc-ribbon domain-containing protein encodes MFCRYCGEENLEEAVYCKNCGKKLKEDIKTAEIIETPVVNQNNNNQQNNTQSTTTTSSSSNTDGSDWLSCCLCLIGIFIIFAIIGSL; translated from the coding sequence ATGTTTTGTAGATATTGCGGCGAAGAAAACCTAGAAGAGGCAGTATACTGTAAAAATTGCGGAAAAAAATTAAAAGAAGACATTAAAACAGCAGAAATAATTGAAACACCCGTGGTTAATCAAAACAACAATAATCAGCAGAACAATACTCAAAGCACAACTACAACAAGCAGTTCATCAAATACTGATGGCTCAGATTGGCTTAGCTGCTGCTTATGCTTAATCGGGATATTTATAATATTTGCAATAATCGGTTCACTTTAA
- a CDS encoding acetolactate synthase large subunit, producing MRGGEAIIESLKNMGVKTIFGYPGGQTIPFYDMLYDSDMEHILVRHEQCAAHAADGYARASGKVGVCLATSGPGATNLVTGIATAYMDSSPIVAITGQVPTHLIGNDAFQEADIIGITMPVTKHSYQPKSPDLIPSMVKSSFEIAASGRPGPVLIDVPKEVQEGELTKFDDSLIQTPGYNPTTKGNIRQIKKARDLIKEAKRPLILAGAGVIISNACCELKKLAETINAPVMTSLLGKGAFDETDDLALGMLGMHGRKVSNDSINESDLLIAIGIRFSDRTTGRLDSFVPDTKVIHIDIDPAEIGKNVCVDLPIVGDARNVLSSLNKVLNDYKASEEVNKWTEMIKQRKQDLIPRVTYDDVPLKPQSVIKEISEVLTPESILTTDVGQNQMWAAHFYDTQKPRKFISSGGLGTMGFGFPSAIGAKVACPDDPVISINGDGGFLMVCQELATVKEYDLPVVAIVLENRTLGMVYQWQSLLYDNRHSQTLLGNSPDFVKLAESFGVNAVKITKPGETKEALASAIKDNEPILLNVVIDSEEALPMLPPGAGINEMIGEYKLEKDVI from the coding sequence ATGAGAGGCGGAGAAGCGATAATTGAATCCCTTAAAAATATGGGGGTTAAGACAATATTTGGTTATCCTGGTGGACAAACCATACCCTTCTATGATATGTTATATGACTCAGATATGGAGCATATATTGGTTAGACACGAACAATGCGCAGCTCATGCAGCAGATGGATATGCAAGAGCTTCAGGTAAAGTAGGGGTGTGTTTGGCAACTTCAGGTCCAGGTGCAACAAACCTTGTAACTGGTATTGCTACAGCATATATGGATTCTTCTCCAATTGTAGCTATTACAGGACAAGTTCCTACTCATTTGATTGGAAATGACGCGTTTCAAGAAGCGGATATAATTGGAATAACCATGCCGGTTACCAAACATAGTTATCAGCCAAAAAGTCCGGATTTAATTCCTTCTATGGTTAAGTCAAGTTTTGAAATTGCTGCCAGTGGAAGGCCAGGTCCTGTTTTAATTGATGTTCCTAAAGAGGTTCAGGAAGGAGAATTAACTAAATTTGATGACTCATTAATACAAACACCGGGTTACAATCCAACCACCAAAGGTAATATTAGGCAAATTAAGAAAGCTCGTGATTTGATTAAAGAAGCTAAAAGGCCATTGATTTTAGCCGGTGCCGGTGTAATAATATCCAATGCATGCTGTGAGTTAAAAAAACTTGCTGAAACTATCAATGCTCCCGTAATGACTTCACTTTTAGGTAAAGGAGCATTTGATGAAACTGATGATTTGGCATTAGGAATGCTTGGAATGCATGGAAGAAAAGTATCAAATGATTCAATTAATGAATCTGATTTGTTAATAGCTATTGGAATTAGGTTTTCAGATAGAACTACAGGCAGATTGGATAGTTTTGTCCCTGATACAAAGGTTATCCATATCGATATAGATCCTGCTGAAATCGGCAAGAATGTTTGTGTTGATTTGCCTATTGTAGGAGATGCCCGCAATGTTTTATCATCATTAAATAAGGTTTTAAACGATTATAAAGCTTCTGAAGAGGTTAACAAATGGACAGAAATGATTAAACAGAGAAAACAAGACTTGATTCCAAGAGTAACTTACGATGATGTACCATTAAAACCGCAAAGCGTTATAAAGGAGATTTCAGAAGTATTGACTCCAGAATCAATATTGACAACTGATGTTGGCCAAAACCAGATGTGGGCTGCACATTTCTATGATACACAAAAGCCACGCAAATTTATTTCATCCGGTGGGCTTGGAACCATGGGATTCGGGTTCCCATCAGCTATCGGTGCTAAAGTGGCCTGTCCTGACGATCCTGTCATATCAATAAATGGTGACGGTGGATTTTTAATGGTTTGCCAAGAGTTAGCTACAGTTAAAGAATATGATTTGCCTGTTGTAGCTATTGTTTTAGAAAACAGGACTTTGGGAATGGTATACCAATGGCAAAGCTTATTGTATGACAACAGACATTCACAAACTTTGCTTGGAAATAGTCCAGACTTTGTTAAACTGGCTGAAAGTTTTGGAGTAAATGCAGTTAAAATTACAAAACCTGGTGAAACCAAAGAAGCTTTAGCTTCAGCAATTAAGGATAATGAACCAATTTTATTAAATGTTGTAATTGATTCTGAAGAAGCATTGCCTATGCTTCCTCCTGGAGCTGGAATTAATGAAATGATTGGTGAATATAAACTCGAAAAGGATGTGATTTAA
- a CDS encoding DUF2085 domain-containing protein has product MYLTCDDSMELTKYICHRKPERSFFIKGHQFPVCSRCTGFYTGLIVYLIFSCFYKHSYDINMLLISMILMIPVAVDGLTQYFGPRESTNTIRFITGFVGGIGLIIFLKIVIRWIINVL; this is encoded by the coding sequence TTGTACTTAACTTGTGATGATAGCATGGAATTAACAAAATATATTTGTCACAGAAAGCCAGAGAGAAGCTTCTTCATTAAAGGCCATCAATTTCCGGTTTGTTCCAGATGCACTGGATTTTATACTGGATTGATCGTTTATTTAATCTTCAGTTGCTTTTATAAGCACAGTTATGACATTAATATGCTTCTGATATCAATGATATTGATGATTCCTGTGGCTGTCGATGGCCTAACACAATATTTCGGTCCAAGAGAAAGTACAAATACAATAAGATTCATTACAGGTTTTGTTGGTGGAATAGGCTTAATAATATTTCTAAAAATAGTTATAAGGTGGATTATAAATGTTTTGTAG
- a CDS encoding LSM domain-containing protein codes for MKHQNRSRIIKDLKKMSKEKENVNKLFRQFKNKYVTVDLRGDYQSEGKIIAIDNYLNLVLENENGLETVKGGNIIFISLKED; via the coding sequence ATGAAACATCAAAATAGAAGTAGAATTATCAAGGATTTGAAAAAAATGAGTAAAGAAAAAGAAAACGTGAATAAACTTTTTAGACAATTTAAAAATAAATACGTAACTGTTGATTTGAGAGGAGACTATCAAAGCGAAGGAAAAATAATAGCAATTGACAATTACTTAAATCTCGTCCTTGAAAATGAAAATGGTTTGGAAACCGTTAAAGGCGGAAATATCATATTTATAAGTTTAAAAGAAGATTAG
- a CDS encoding carbonic anhydrase, protein MTILENVLEDNKKFVENFEGEEMSHHAQKKLAILTCMDCRLIDFFEPALGLERGDAKIVRNAGNSIVGEDAIRSIGAALYNLGCEEVLVVGHTECGMAGADAEALKEKMLARGIAEEDIAKYDLAEWIGGFEDEEENVKNVVEKIKNHPLIPDVPVHGLIIDIVTGELKVLVDGY, encoded by the coding sequence ATGACTATATTAGAAAATGTTTTAGAAGATAATAAGAAATTTGTTGAAAACTTTGAAGGCGAAGAAATGTCTCACCATGCACAAAAAAAGTTAGCTATCTTAACTTGTATGGACTGCAGATTAATCGATTTCTTTGAACCAGCTTTAGGTCTTGAAAGAGGAGATGCAAAAATTGTAAGAAATGCAGGAAACTCCATTGTCGGAGAAGATGCAATCAGATCAATTGGTGCTGCTCTTTATAATTTAGGCTGTGAAGAAGTATTGGTTGTAGGTCACACTGAATGTGGTATGGCTGGTGCAGATGCTGAAGCTTTAAAGGAAAAAATGCTCGCTCGCGGCATTGCTGAAGAGGACATTGCAAAATATGATTTGGCTGAATGGATTGGCGGATTTGAAGATGAAGAGGAAAACGTCAAAAACGTTGTTGAAAAAATCAAAAATCACCCATTGATTCCAGACGTACCTGTCCACGGTCTTATAATCGATATTGTAACCGGTGAGTTGAAAGTTTTAGTAGATGGTTACTAA
- the argF gene encoding ornithine carbamoyltransferase, whose protein sequence is MGSLLSIADIKDNVTCILDLASKIKAGEMEEKPLEGKTLAMIFQKSSTRTRISFDVGMYQLGGRAIFLSSNDLQMGRGEPISDTAKVLSRFVDGIMIRAIKHSDVEELAEHSDVPVISGLTDLEHPCQALADMLTIKEHLGDWKGKKICFVGDGNNVCNSLLLIAPLLGMDMSVACPKGYEPADKILKIAQEYADENDTQIIISDDIGVALENVDVVYTDVWVSMGDEAEAKQREIDLAPFQVNSDLMSIANDGAIFMHCLPAIRGQEVTGEVIDGPQSVIYDEAENRLHAQKAVLYYFMKD, encoded by the coding sequence ATGGGTAGTTTATTGTCAATAGCTGACATCAAAGATAATGTAACATGCATTTTAGATTTGGCTAGCAAAATCAAAGCAGGCGAGATGGAAGAAAAACCTCTTGAAGGTAAAACATTAGCAATGATTTTCCAAAAATCATCAACAAGGACAAGAATCTCCTTTGATGTTGGAATGTACCAGTTAGGCGGAAGAGCGATCTTTTTGTCTTCCAATGATTTGCAAATGGGTAGAGGTGAACCTATTTCGGATACTGCAAAGGTTTTAAGCCGTTTTGTTGATGGAATAATGATTCGTGCAATAAAACATTCCGATGTCGAAGAATTGGCCGAACATTCTGATGTACCTGTTATCAGTGGATTAACAGACCTTGAACATCCTTGTCAGGCATTGGCTGATATGCTAACAATTAAAGAGCATTTAGGTGACTGGAAAGGTAAAAAAATCTGTTTTGTAGGTGACGGAAATAATGTCTGCAATTCCCTTTTATTAATCGCTCCCCTTTTAGGAATGGACATGTCTGTTGCCTGTCCTAAAGGATATGAACCTGCTGATAAAATTTTAAAAATCGCCCAAGAATATGCAGATGAAAACGATACACAAATTATTATCAGTGATGATATTGGCGTTGCCTTAGAAAATGTAGATGTGGTTTACACTGATGTCTGGGTAAGCATGGGTGATGAAGCTGAAGCAAAACAAAGAGAAATTGATTTAGCTCCATTCCAGGTAAATTCTGATTTGATGAGCATTGCAAATGACGGAGCTATTTTCATGCATTGCCTTCCTGCAATTAGGGGCCAGGAGGTAACCGGCGAGGTTATTGACGGTCCTCAGTCTGTAATCTATGATGAAGCAGAAAACAGATTGCATGCTCAAAAAGCTGTTTTATATTATTTCATGAAGGATTAG